From [Clostridium] symbiosum, a single genomic window includes:
- a CDS encoding LysR family transcriptional regulator — translation MNIEDIKTFLYVAKEKNFSRTAELLYISQSAVTARIKSLESELGCTLFDRNNSSVKLTARGHLFLRYAESIAGLEDESKRLFHLSEKYNSFLTLGAPDSVWQFPLKPFLGVIHSNHPRTALKLVCEHSMAITNSVIDSVIDLGVTIEAPQHRLLETRTLWSSRYILVASPLLELPCPCFTPETAGQFPFIDMRWSHSFCAWLELTYRARIYPYQTDRIFLFLNMLLGGLGVGFLPSRIASSFLESGQLIEIPYAESERGPREEGFLIYSPKRAKELELYIEEFMKFSLL, via the coding sequence GTGAATATCGAAGATATAAAAACATTCCTGTATGTGGCAAAGGAAAAAAATTTCAGCCGGACGGCGGAACTGCTGTACATTTCCCAGTCAGCCGTCACCGCCCGGATCAAATCCCTGGAAAGTGAGCTGGGATGCACTCTTTTTGATCGCAATAACTCCTCCGTCAAGCTCACCGCCCGCGGGCATCTCTTCCTCAGATACGCTGAAAGTATTGCCGGTCTCGAGGATGAAAGTAAGCGGCTGTTCCATCTGTCGGAAAAGTATAACTCCTTTCTGACACTGGGCGCCCCGGACTCCGTCTGGCAGTTTCCGCTGAAGCCCTTCCTCGGCGTCATACACAGTAACCACCCACGTACCGCCCTGAAACTTGTCTGCGAGCATTCTATGGCAATCACAAATAGTGTTATCGATTCCGTTATCGATCTCGGTGTGACGATTGAAGCTCCGCAGCACAGGCTCCTGGAAACCAGAACGCTCTGGTCCAGCCGATATATTCTTGTCGCCAGCCCCCTGCTGGAACTGCCCTGCCCCTGCTTTACCCCCGAAACGGCCGGACAATTTCCCTTCATCGATATGCGCTGGAGCCACAGCTTCTGCGCCTGGCTGGAGCTGACTTACCGTGCCAGGATTTATCCCTATCAGACCGACCGTATTTTTCTGTTCCTGAACATGCTTCTCGGCGGCCTCGGCGTTGGTTTCCTTCCCTCCCGGATTGCATCTTCCTTCCTGGAATCAGGGCAGCTCATCGAAATACCATACGCGGAATCTGAAAGAGGTCCGCGTGAAGAGGGCTTTCTCATCTATTCCCCAAAACGGGCGAAAGAACTGGAGCTATATATTGAGGAATTTATGAAATTCTCTTTACTGTAA
- a CDS encoding MFS transporter — protein sequence MTAYSKMGCRRASATRLLIFHLAFAVISNCVNPVTPALFLELGMPDYMFGVAFAAMAGASFLFSPFWGKMCRRIGSTKVFALGILLHAVAQSFFSISVTQTGIVLWRMLAGVACSASTVSTMSYLMDVTEEADRYRFMLYHSAIATIGCAVGYSIGGMIGTFSIMLVFRFQVTAMLVSFAAICFTLRDPERPGAPAEQPGKGKEKAGTLRVSSLIFLTAVFLSSFATTAYDNAYNYYVKAALNLPNYYNGLIRAGIGVIALVVDFTVGLWMIRKTNSRKTIIPVLILCAVTSGMVPFIKNVSFYIMGNFIFYAFNSLYVPMQQALVTDEGASGDSGTISGLFTSFLFGGKVLGALFAGFIYSMGNKLPFFMASGFFFLSAAFAVINYRQKCRKNKKTDIAVGKYKVEGRIY from the coding sequence TTGACAGCGTACTCTAAAATGGGATGCCGCAGAGCGTCCGCAACCCGCCTGCTTATTTTTCATCTCGCCTTTGCCGTTATATCAAATTGTGTCAATCCCGTCACTCCGGCTCTTTTTCTGGAACTGGGAATGCCGGATTATATGTTTGGCGTCGCTTTTGCCGCCATGGCAGGTGCATCCTTTTTGTTTTCCCCATTCTGGGGGAAGATGTGCCGGCGTATAGGAAGCACAAAAGTATTTGCATTGGGAATATTGCTGCACGCCGTTGCCCAGAGTTTCTTCAGCATTTCGGTGACCCAGACGGGCATTGTCCTCTGGAGAATGCTGGCCGGGGTGGCCTGCTCAGCCAGTACAGTAAGTACGATGTCCTATCTGATGGACGTGACGGAGGAAGCGGACAGGTACCGTTTCATGCTGTATCATTCGGCCATTGCCACCATCGGCTGCGCGGTGGGTTATTCCATCGGGGGAATGATCGGCACTTTTTCAATTATGCTGGTATTCAGGTTTCAGGTTACGGCAATGCTTGTATCCTTCGCCGCAATCTGTTTTACCTTAAGGGATCCGGAGCGGCCCGGGGCCCCGGCGGAGCAGCCGGGTAAGGGAAAAGAAAAGGCCGGAACCCTGCGGGTGTCTTCCCTGATTTTCCTTACGGCCGTATTTCTGTCCAGCTTTGCCACGACCGCTTACGATAATGCCTATAACTATTACGTGAAGGCGGCGCTCAATCTGCCGAATTACTACAACGGCCTGATCCGGGCCGGAATCGGAGTGATTGCGCTGGTGGTGGATTTTACGGTCGGACTCTGGATGATACGGAAGACAAATTCCAGAAAGACAATCATACCCGTTCTGATTTTATGCGCAGTCACATCGGGCATGGTTCCCTTTATCAAAAATGTATCATTTTACATAATGGGAAACTTTATTTTTTATGCATTCAATTCCCTGTACGTTCCAATGCAGCAGGCGCTTGTGACGGACGAGGGAGCTTCCGGGGACAGCGGGACTATATCGGGCTTGTTCACATCATTTTTGTTTGGTGGGAAAGTACTGGGAGCGCTTTTTGCAGGTTTTATTTACAGCATGGGGAATAAGCTGCCGTTTTTTATGGCTTCGGGATTCTTCTTTCTGTCGGCGGCCTTTGCCGTGATCAATTACCGGCAGAAATGCCGTAAAAATAAAAAAACAGATATTGCTGTCGGCAAATACAAAGTAGAGGGGAGGATTTATTGA
- a CDS encoding AbgT family transporter has product MKEKKEKKFKLKAPNPVIILVVIILLSAIATYVVPAGVFERVEDAVTGRMVVDPTTFHYVTQNPVKPFDIFMSLTLGLQKSGDVIFFLLIIGGAFGVMDATGAIKTGMGNMVRKMSGKEILLIPVCMTVFGLGSCFAANFEEFLAFVPLVIAVCLAMGFDSITAIGMVYGAAGAGYAGGCTNPFTVGVAQGIAGLPMFSGFGLRMAAFIALLAVSIAYVTWYGMRVRKNPERSDMYGVDMGEQISIDVNDIPTLTTRHKLVLLTFVGGIVALIVGVIKFGFYIDELAAIFLIVAILSGIFGGLRPGKIADEFIKGCGNLLYACLMIGLCSAATLILQNASILDTIINFLAGLLRGLPASLSACGMFIVQDIINVLIPSGSGQAAVTMPIMAPLADLIGVTRQTAVLAFQFGDSFTNIVAPTCGTIMAALAMGKISFGKWIKFMAPMFFMWWAVAFVFLIYAATVGYGPF; this is encoded by the coding sequence ATGAAAGAGAAAAAGGAGAAGAAATTCAAACTGAAAGCGCCGAATCCGGTCATTATACTTGTGGTGATTATTTTATTGAGTGCAATTGCCACCTATGTCGTGCCGGCAGGTGTATTTGAGAGGGTGGAGGATGCCGTCACGGGGCGCATGGTTGTAGATCCCACGACATTCCACTATGTAACACAAAATCCAGTTAAACCGTTCGACATTTTTATGTCCCTGACACTGGGACTTCAGAAATCGGGAGATGTCATCTTTTTCCTGCTCATCATCGGCGGAGCCTTCGGCGTTATGGACGCGACGGGAGCGATCAAAACCGGGATGGGAAATATGGTCCGCAAGATGTCGGGAAAAGAAATCCTGCTGATTCCGGTCTGTATGACGGTATTTGGCCTGGGTTCCTGTTTTGCAGCCAATTTTGAAGAGTTCCTGGCTTTTGTACCTCTTGTAATTGCCGTATGTCTGGCAATGGGATTTGACTCGATCACCGCCATTGGAATGGTTTACGGCGCGGCCGGAGCCGGTTACGCCGGAGGATGTACGAATCCATTTACCGTAGGCGTGGCCCAGGGGATTGCCGGTCTTCCGATGTTTTCCGGTTTTGGGCTCAGGATGGCAGCTTTTATCGCCCTGCTGGCGGTCAGCATCGCTTATGTGACCTGGTACGGAATGCGGGTCAGAAAAAATCCGGAACGCAGCGATATGTACGGCGTGGATATGGGGGAACAGATCAGCATAGACGTCAATGATATTCCGACGCTGACCACCCGCCATAAGCTCGTTCTGCTCACCTTTGTCGGCGGAATTGTGGCATTGATTGTCGGCGTTATCAAGTTTGGTTTTTATATTGATGAACTGGCCGCTATTTTCCTGATTGTTGCAATACTTTCCGGAATTTTCGGAGGTTTGAGGCCGGGAAAGATTGCGGATGAATTTATAAAAGGATGCGGAAACCTGCTTTATGCATGCCTGATGATCGGCCTCTGCAGCGCGGCTACGCTGATTCTTCAGAATGCAAGCATACTCGACACAATCATTAACTTCCTGGCCGGGCTTTTAAGGGGACTTCCGGCAAGTCTCAGCGCCTGCGGCATGTTTATTGTCCAGGATATCATCAATGTATTGATTCCTTCCGGTTCCGGCCAGGCGGCGGTTACAATGCCAATCATGGCTCCTCTGGCGGATCTGATCGGCGTAACGCGTCAGACGGCGGTACTGGCATTCCAGTTTGGAGATTCTTTTACCAACATCGTGGCGCCGACCTGCGGCACCATCATGGCGGCTCTGGCAATGGGAAAGATTTCTTTTGGAAAATGGATTAAATTTATGGCCCCCATGTTCTTTATGTGGTGGGCGGTTGCTTTTGTATTTCTGATTTATGCGGCAACGGTTGGTTACGGGCCGTTTTAA
- a CDS encoding M20 family metallopeptidase yields the protein MKIDFRHEAQEISEEIVSWRRDLHKIPEIGLVLPQTVCYVKERLEEMGIAYRTYEGHSGITVDLGRGGGRAIAIRADMDGLPMREETGLPFTSTNENMHACGHDAHTAILLGAAKMLKAHEEMIPGLVRLIFQPGEEFPGGAEPMVKDGVLENPKMDYILALHVSNKGKDYINGDVVVSYGNTSASDEQLYLTIKGKGGHGASPDLCIDPIAIATLVINNLQYIISREVSPFNSSVITIATVKAGNGANNIIPDTAEVIGTVRNVDLESRNYVITRIREIVDHTVKAMRGDYDLEFKYPYPPLVNDRRVVERFLDAADRVLGEGHTHIMARPEMGGEDAAFFFQKVPGCYFYLQCPMKSEIDGKAYGVHNSRFRLDETVLFLGAALFAETAFELLEDEAG from the coding sequence ATGAAGATAGATTTTCGCCATGAGGCGCAGGAGATATCGGAGGAAATTGTCAGCTGGCGCAGAGACCTGCATAAAATCCCTGAGATTGGCCTGGTTCTTCCGCAGACGGTCTGCTATGTAAAAGAACGTCTGGAAGAGATGGGAATTGCTTACCGGACTTACGAAGGCCACTCCGGTATCACGGTGGATCTTGGGAGAGGCGGAGGCAGGGCAATTGCAATCCGGGCCGATATGGACGGCCTTCCGATGAGGGAGGAGACAGGTCTTCCGTTTACATCCACTAATGAAAACATGCATGCCTGCGGCCATGACGCCCATACGGCAATTCTGCTGGGCGCGGCAAAAATGCTGAAGGCCCATGAGGAAATGATACCGGGCCTTGTCAGGCTTATCTTCCAGCCGGGGGAGGAATTCCCGGGCGGGGCCGAACCCATGGTAAAGGACGGCGTGCTGGAAAATCCGAAGATGGATTATATCCTGGCTCTGCATGTGTCGAATAAGGGGAAAGATTACATAAACGGGGACGTGGTAGTAAGCTATGGGAACACCAGCGCGTCCGATGAACAGCTCTATCTGACCATAAAAGGAAAGGGCGGCCATGGAGCCAGCCCGGATCTGTGCATTGATCCCATCGCCATTGCCACCCTGGTGATCAATAACCTGCAGTATATTATCAGCCGTGAGGTATCGCCATTCAACTCTTCCGTGATCACCATTGCAACCGTAAAGGCAGGCAATGGGGCGAATAATATTATTCCCGATACGGCCGAGGTAATCGGCACGGTGAGAAATGTGGATTTAGAGTCCAGAAATTATGTAATAACGCGGATCCGGGAGATCGTGGATCATACGGTGAAGGCCATGAGAGGAGACTACGACCTGGAATTTAAGTATCCCTATCCTCCTCTTGTCAATGACAGGAGAGTAGTGGAGCGGTTTCTGGATGCAGCCGACCGGGTGCTGGGGGAAGGCCATACCCATATTATGGCCCGCCCGGAGATGGGAGGGGAGGATGCGGCGTTTTTCTTCCAGAAAGTTCCGGGGTGCTATTTTTACCTGCAGTGCCCGATGAAAAGCGAGATCGACGGTAAGGCATACGGGGTTCACAATTCGCGGTTCCGACTGGATGAGACGGTCCTGTTTCTGGGGGCTGCCCTGTTTGCGGAGACGGCGTTTGAACTGTTGGAGGATGAGGCCGGATAA